In the genome of Phlebotomus papatasi isolate M1 chromosome 2, Ppap_2.1, whole genome shotgun sequence, one region contains:
- the LOC129804709 gene encoding carboxypeptidase N subunit 2-like: MIKGVNFLLVFCAVFGCLLADSNYINGNITDLAKFIETENVSKTHSEDLNFSFNLIVRVNPQVFVNFTKLTSVNLDHNTEFKLNHENDPVLESSTLSAFSCNECKITKISSNTFSLLPELQILFLNSNGLTSIAPDAFKSNANLAKLSFKDNKLKELPENLVEGNLKLQVLHIDNNRLYNFPKARPILISKSLKIFTCNGCGITEIHMETLSKLPHLTTLHLQMNSISHMHELSFAETSQLHVINLESNNLTKPPVSILTEGTVLEELCLGGNPIEWTFESYEFYYKLSHNSCSIAVQTVATTTSTTPYLTTEKTDEIDNIAMAEVVNPTLLDALIATYLLVCVILESLLFAAISLYLARIVQTKSKDFDYSTSVINPSDIYKIN; encoded by the exons ATGATTAAGGGTGTGAATTTCTTATTAGTTTTTTGTGCAGTATTCGGCTGTCTTCTTGCTGA ctccAACTATATTAATGGTAACATTACAGACCTAGCGAAGTTTATCGAAACTGAAAATGTCAGTAAGACTCATTcagaagatttgaatttctcatTCAATCTAATCGTAAGAGTAAATCCACAAGTTTTtgtgaatttcacaaaattgacTTCCGTGAACTTGGACCATAACACTGAATTTAAGCTAAACCATGAGAATGATCCGGTACTAGAGAGTTCAACTCTATCAGCATTTTCCTGCAATGaatgcaaaattacaaaaatcagcAGTAATACTTTTAGTTTGTTGCCTGAACTTCAAATATTATTCCTCAATAGTAATGGTCTGACAAGCATTGCACCGGATGCATTTAAAAGTAATGCAAATTTGGCAAAGTTATCCTTCAAAGACAATAAATTGAAGGAATTGCCGGAAAATTTGGTAGAAGGCAATTTAAAACTTCAAGTCCTGCACATCGACAATAACAGATTGTACAACTTCCCCAAGGCAAGACCCATCTTAATTAGCAAAAGTTTGAAGATTTTCACGTGCAATGGCTGTGGAATTACAGAGATTCACATGGAGACACTGTCTAAACTGCCACATCTCACTACCCTGCACTTGCAGATGAATTCCATAAGTCACATGCATGAATTGAGCTTTGCAGAAACATCCCAATTGCATGTTATTAATTTAGAGTCTAACAACCTGACTAAGCCACCCGTAAGTATCCTCACGGAGGGGACTGTCCTTGAGGAACTTTGCCTAGGAGGGAACCCTATAGAATGGACCTTCGAAAGTTATGAATTCTACTACAAGCTGAGCCACAACTCCTGCAGTATCGCCGTTCAAACAGTAGCAACAACAACATCAACAACTCCATATCTAACCACGGAGAAGACCGATGAGATTGATAATATTGCTATGGCAGAAGTTGTTAATCCAACCCTTTTGGATGCCCTAATTGCCACATACTTGCTAGTTTGCGTCATCCTGGAGAGTCTCCTATTTGCAGCAATTAGCCTATACCTGGCTAGGATAGTCCAAACAAAATCAAAAGACTTTGACTACTCAACCTCGGTGATCAATCCAAgtgatatttataaaataaattga
- the LOC129804705 gene encoding uncharacterized protein LOC129804705, translating into MFRGHILSTSLIFFVLFNGILIKAKSVEDSRRLYKVEKYALYLTNLNLTEIDKDVLKKAESVVHKLVLDGNTGLDLPKRDFIFEDEQFQSFHCIVCNISLIYKETFSKLPHLREVIIRENPLRAIHPDTFKENALLRRLDLRNNKLKAFNSMGILNHMRNLMIIHLSHNEFNMDVKYPIIYMDYMVRLDCEGCNISRVSPAALSGIGILYNLNLRHNNMQHYNLTIKGLRTLDLSHNPLNLTDVSLNQPDMEIFSCNNCSTRHISEELFMNCTDLLTVEMRKNGLEKIHHNAFSNNNFLKTLEFDHNNLRHIPGKVIKMDSLKQLCFDYNPIEMTKDNWKLLNIYFTVGLGETCKIRKKSSITAGLLHQIPHNERARFIRQRIYNENAVVLQNVTFISPDYFQDDHDTFHALVMDGNYQFNFHPNTPFTFYSKLKEFRCNGCGITRIYEETFKYTPHLRHVQLKDNKITHFALESFHHNVRLQTLILDRNPIEIVYSKATKHFDDGLDILLSSDYSPQQDISDKILSNLEKFTCSSCNISILHENTFKLTPNIREVDLSGHNLSVLSQTINFGSSIEQLNLLGNLQEFPMHLLNLSNLEILCINYSLINATEIVVQMESTTDKLIARLLSLSCLEYPSVDCDRKFAIASLKRTLEEFTELREKEQQALQQLTSTTTETVTTTTTTQSSTTEVLTKTTIDLNFDVDNMLLNETYPEKENLILEQSESIIESDGNNVDEPTEHSPVTSSDVINVASLFGDRPDIPGSYESSATTLIISLNILFVAFIFSASFP; encoded by the exons ATGTTTAGAGGTCACATATTAAGTACGTCTCTCATATTTTTTGTACTATTTAACGG aaTACTAATCAAGGCTAAATCAGTTGAGGATTCTCGCAGGTTgtataaagttgaaaaatacgcCTTATATCTaacaaatctaaatttaactGAAATTGATAAAGATGTCTTGAAAAAGGCAGAATCTGTGGTCCACAAATTAGTTTTGGATGGAAACACTGGACTTGATTTACCGAAAAGAGACTTTATATTTGAAGATGAACAGTTTCAATCATTTCACTGTATTGTTTGCAACATTTCCCTAATCTACAAGGAAACTTTCTCAAAGCTTCCCCATTTAAGGGAAGTTATCATCCGGGAGAATCCTCTTAGGGCTATCCATCCGGATACTTTCAAGGAGAATGCCTTACTACGGAGGTTGGATTTAAGGAATAATAAACTCAAGGCTTTCAACAGCATGGGTATACTAAATCATATGAGAAATCTTATGATCATACACTTAAGTCACAATGAATTTAACATGGACGTGAAGTATCCTATAATCTACATGGACTACATGGTGAGACTTGATTGTGAAGGGTGCAACATTTCCCGGGTTTCCCCTGCAGCTCTTTCAGGAATTGGAATACTCTACAACTTAAACTTACGACACAACAACATGCAACACTACAACTTGACGATTAAAGGACTTAGGACGCTTGATCTATCCCACAACCCTTTAAATCTTACAG ATGTATCCTTGAATCAACCTGATATGGAGATCTTCAGTTGCAACAACTGCTCAACAAGACACATCAGCGAAGAGTTGTTTATGAACTGCACTGATCTCCTCACTGTGGAAATGCGCAAAAATGGTCTTGAGAAAATTCACCATAACGCTTTTAGTAACAACAACTTCCTCAAAACCTTAGAATTTGATCATAACAATCTAAGACATATTCCAGGAAAAGTTATCAAGATGGATTCATTGAAGCAACTTTGCTTCGACTACAATCCAATTGAGATGACTAAGGATAACTGGAAATTATTGAATATCTATTTTACTGTGGGTTTAGGTGAAACGTGTAAGATCAGGAAGAAATCAAGTATTACTGCTGGACTCTTGCATCAAATCCCTCACAATGAAAGAGCCAGATTTATACGACAACGCATTTACAACGAAAATGCTGTAGTGCTGCAGAACGTAACGTTCATCTCACCGGATTATTTTCAAGATGATCACGACACGTTCCATGCGCTTGTAATGGATGGCAACTATCAATTCAATTTCCATCCCAATACTCCTTTTACGTTTTACAGTAAATTGAAAGAGTTCCGATGCAACGGATGTGGTATTACGAGAATTTATGAGGAAACTTTCAAGTATACTCCTCATCTGAGACATGTACAACTGAAAGACAATAAAATCACGCATTTTGCATTGGAATCCTTCCATCACAATGTTAGACTACAGACACTTATTCTCGATAGGAATCCTATTGAGATTGTATATAGTAAAGCAACAAAGCACTTTGATGATGGTTTAGACATCCTCCTTTCATCAGATTATTCGCCCCAGCAGGATATTTCCGACAAGATTCTGTCCAATCTTGAGAAATTTACTTGCTCAAGTTGTAATATTTCCATTTTGCATGAGAACACTttcaaattgactcccaatatTCGAGAAGTTGATTTAAGTGGTCACAACTTAAGTGTTCTCAGCCAAACAATCAACTTTGGTTCGTCCATTGAACAACTGAATCTATTGGGAAATCTTCAAGAATTCCCGATGCACTTGCTGAATTTGTCAAATTTGGAAATCTTGTGCATCAACTATTCTTTGATCAATGCAACGGAAATTGTTGTTCAAATGGAATCTACAACTGACAAGTTGATAGCGAGGTTGCTAAGTTTGTCTTGTCTGGAATATCCATCTGTGGACTGTGACAGGAAATTTGCAATTGCAAGTTTAAAAAGAACCCTTGAGGAGTTCACAGAACTGAGGGAAAAAGAACAACAAGCACTGCAACAATTAACAAGCACTACAACAGAAACCGTAACTACAACTACAACAACACAAAGCTCAACAACAGAAGTGCTGACAAAAACaacaattgatttaaattttgacgTCGACAACATGTTGCTAAATGAAACATATCCTGAAAAGGAAAATCTTATTTTAGAACAAAGTGAAAGTATAATTGAATCAGATGGAAATAATGTTGATGAGCCTACCGAGCATTCCCCAGTTACATCCTCAGATGTTATCAACGTAGCGTCATTGTTCGGGGATAGACCTGATATCCCGGGATCATACGAAAGTTCTGCTACGACTTTAATTATAAGTTTAAATATCCTATTTGttgcttttattttttcagCTTCTTTTCCATGA
- the LOC129804711 gene encoding enhanced level of genomic instability 1, whose amino-acid sequence MNGIRQYFSSQPKDGEVASPEPSQNRKKIQKIVSNMESVMKSVRKKKSKKKRLKEEVSGDGDITDISNILSCSLNLLSPKKSPRKGRKKLDNLHANDSEAGTALNGLNGHSGECGDVGIVEDAPVKGEIEDQENMGKKNVFQVLMQAGKLMTSTPNPPPQERKRRFPEEFAEEDSAKVVKRAKKSPEIGENGTKVEGSEKKPKSRRKKLFEIEVETVEFPRKTKEKAQEETEAIENGKCAEEQPRKKTKSSRRKKLLELEVEAVVVQEASKVEDLNTGVEIAEEVPKEKKSGRKRRVMRDSSPENELPEELPVNGRTRRSKRTREVEVEEEVVEIEVDSPQTRPRRSCRQKILSYSIDMTFLDDSPEKLKASRKPREKPKTEVIDVDESPKKNVKLAPIFLKPQKVEVDPEVLKARQDFLMSGIPEKMRQLIDKQRAVEEEFELNQFPEISHVTQADNALPESLITWRSKKIELSFFEEKDFQENLSSNRQISLINRNSDKPRSENPFPESDTLTDSQKSKILKQLKKDFDNFPTNRAYNFFRKRQESQNFDSSVQIIGDDLSGNLLFTDKYRPEATGDFLVNSAPAQELKTFLESFQSDSSRFNGTFESLNEDSCSNYGNSCCVVLSGPFGSGKSAAVAAVAAELNFNVLEINAGMKRTGKKLLQDLQEATQSHKVGRSEDTAQRFSLILVEDAEIAFEQDEGFISAIHQIVADSKRPVILTTSEPNCSHLEKFTAMNVIHFEPPRSDHISKWLTLMALAEGVQLPEADISNLYQFNGQDIRKTTMDLEFFARSRAGKDLNGAVTGAGLRNTSWDSLWSNSSKWLEAAGDEGKVEDFAEFYDFVANSEMVRSRTDDEDLSLSLVEGAMQMRGISLDGYDHFKRPRQIERSCLSSVTNERSRHLDYEPILRSICRSEQEKASRERKSSRFYHYLRQIVNASNEDFLKHCTIFSEKA is encoded by the exons ATGAATGGAATCCGCCAATATTTCTCATCCCAACCCAAGGACGGGGAGGTTGCAAGCCCTGAACCCTCCCAGAACCGcaagaaaatccagaaaattgTCAGCAACATGGAGTCTGTGATGAAATCTGTCCGGAAGAAGAAGTCAAAGAAGAAGAGGCTGAAGGAGGAGGTTTCTGGGGATGGAGACATCACTGACATATCGAATATTCTAAGTTGCAGTCTGAATCTTTTGTCGCCGAAGAAGTCACCGAGAAAAGGTAGGAAAAAACTTGATAATTTGCATGCAAATGATTCAGAAGCTGGGACTGCCCTCAATGGGCTCAATGGACATTCTGGGGAATGTGGAGATGTTGGGATTGTGGAAGATGCTCCAGTGAAGGGAGAGATTGAAGATCAGGAAAATATGGGCAAAAAGAATGTTTTCCAAGTCTTGATGCAAGCAGGAAAGCTCATGACTTCTACCCCGAATCCTCCTCCTCAGGAGAGAAAAAGGCGATTCCCTGAAGAGTTTGCTGAAGAGGATTCGGCTAAAGTGGTTAAGAGGGCCAAAAAGAGCCCGGAGATTGGGGAAAATGGGACAAAGGTGGAGGGTAGTGAGAAGAAACCAAAATCCAGGAGGAAGAAACTCTTTGAAATTGAAGTGGAGACTGTTGAGTTTCCCAGGAAGACTAAAGAGAAAGCTCAAGAAGAGACTGAAGCTATTGAGAATGGGAAATGTGCTGAGGAACAGCCTAGGAAGAAAACCAAATCCTCAAGGAGGAAGAAACTCCTTGAGCTGGAAGTTGAAGCTGTGGTTGTTCAGGAAGCTTCCAAGGTGGAAGATCTCAATACAGGGGTTGAAATTGCTGAGGAAGTGCCTAAAGAGAAGAAATCTGGGCGAAAGAGGAGGGTTATGAGGGATTCTTCTCCGGAAAATGAGCTTCCGGAAGAGCTTCCAGTGAATGGGAGGACTCGTAGGTCCAAGAGGACAAGGGAAGTGGAAGTTGAAGAAGAGGTTGTGGAAATTGAAGTGGATTCGCCGCAGACACGTCCTAGACGTTCCTGCCGGCAGAAGATCCTCTCCTACAGCATTGATATGACCTTCCTGGATGACAGTCCGGAGAAGCTAAAAGCTAGCAGGAAGCCACGCGAGAAGCCCAAGACGGAGGTCATCGATGTGGATGAGTCTCCGAAGAAAAATGTCAAGCTAGCTCCGATATTCCTGAAGCCGCAAAAGGTAGAAGTTGATCCGGAAGTTCTCAAAGCGAGGCAGGACTTTCTCATGTCCGGAATTCCGGAAAAGATGAGGCAACTCATTGATAAACAGAGAGCTGTGGAAGAGGAATTTGAACTGAATCAGTTTCCTGAGATATCACATGTTACTCAGGCCGATAATGCCCTTCCGGAAAGCCTAATCACCTGGAGATCCAAGAAAATTGAGCTTAGTTTTTTCGAAGAAAAAGATTTCCAAGAAAATCTTTCTTCAAATCGCCAAATATCTCTGATAAATCGAAATTCCGATAAGCCAAGGTCAGAAAATCCCTTTCCGGAAAGTGATACTTTGACAGATTCTCAGAAATCGAAGATCCTCAAGCAGCTGAAGAAGGACTTTGACAACTTCCCGACAAACAGAGCTTACAACTTCTTCCGGAAGAGGCAGGAGTCTCAGAACTTCGACTCAAGTGTTCAAATCATCGGAGATGATCTTTCCGGAAATCTCCTCTTCACAGATAAATATCGCCCTGAAGCCACGGGTGATTTCCTCGTCAACAGCGCTCCAGCGCAGGAATTGAAGACCTTCCTGGAGTCCTTCCAAAGTGACTCATCGCGCTTCAATGGTACTTTTGAGAGTCTCAATGAAGACTCCTGCAGCAATTACGGGAATTCCTGCTGCGTCGTCCTTTCCGGACCTTTCGGAAGTGGCAAGAGCGCCGCTGTGGCCGCCGTGGCAGCCGAACTAAACTTCAATGTTTTGGAAATCAATGCGGGGATGAAGAGGACAGGGAAGAAGCTCCTGCAGGACCTTCAGGAAGCCACACAATCCCACAAAGTGGGAAGAAGTGAAGATACAGCCCAGCGCTTTTCGCTGATCCTCGTGGAAGATGCTGAAATTGCCTTTGAGCAGGACGAAGGCTTCATCAGTGCAATCCATCAAATTGTAGCTGACTCCAAACGCCCTGTAATCCTGACCACATCAGAGCCCAATTGCTCTCACTTGGAAAAATTCACAGCGATGAATGTGATTCACTTCGAGCCTCCACGGTCTGACCACATCTCCAAGTGGCTGACGCTGATGGCTCTGGCTGAAGGAGTTCAGCTTCCAGAAGCCGACATCAGCAATCTCTATCAGTTCAATGGTCAGGATATCAGGAAGACCACGATGGATTTGGAGTTCTTTGCGAGATCGCGAGCAGGAAAGGATCTCAATGGAGCTGTAACAGGAGCAGGATTGAGGAATACCTCCTGGGATAGTTTATGGAGCAACAGTTCCAAATGGTTGGAGGCTGCTGGAGATGAAGGAAAAGTTGAGGACTTTGCAGAGTTCTATGACTTTGTGGCGAACAGTGAAATGGTCAGGAGTCGAACTGATGATGAAGATCTCTCGCTGAGCCTTGTGGAAGGAGCAATGCAGATGAGGGGTATCAGTTTGGACGGATACGATCATTTCAAGAGACCAAGGCAAATTGAAAG ATCTTGTCTGAGTTCAGTAACGAACGAAAGATCTCGGCATCTGGATTACGAACCGATTTTGAGGTCAATTTGCAGGAGCGAGCAGGAGAAAGCGTCCAGGGAGAGGAAGTCCTCGAGGTTCTATCACTATTTGAGGCAAATTGTTAACGCTTCGAATGAGGACTTTTTGAAACACTGtacaattttttctgaaaaagctTAA